A genomic region of Cannabis sativa cultivar Pink pepper isolate KNU-18-1 chromosome 1, ASM2916894v1, whole genome shotgun sequence contains the following coding sequences:
- the LOC133029024 gene encoding uncharacterized protein LOC133029024 isoform X1 yields MGYLQDGDEQTIDSVEAAELKNTERDHQAGESSVPVTEDTNGNEKDESADDEDEAKLARSLNKQRKHSISAVHMGRHKTVLRNSYKDKGGGSPDQESTESGTRRSSVSGSRFGNCKEFLRKFVDSEGLTAYLEDWFESTSSKKPAFDVPFELIDLQKFDYALEGISFQQLIRMPNAVYASTSETAEATAYFAVEDFLHASVKGLWEAFWGQEEPMPFSVACLYNENMKFYQAEKAITNGKLGGLCGTGILLRNPRHPHGKWDHILELALLRPGIKNIPTNNDGQPVLAVLGEALFYAIRVLLSRSLSRLNFSETSNSVYIILVDSQYGGVVKVEGDLNKLEFNLNNVYECAAEWVKKHFRIAVSPIDRIWNKLGNANWGDIGALQVLFATFHSIIQFAGLPNHSVEDLAADHGSRLQTRRAERQLGDANGNGLFRLQQCSISPEIVEVQEESVKIESEELMKLEVGSVLWLEDSNWQKGYQINEVFITGEHPYYVASPADEPGKYRFLYVGSHPSKLEPAWEGMDLWYQVQRHTKILTVMKQKGLSSKYLPDLSASGRIIHPGQCQRSSSGGNCEHPWCGTPILVTSPVGETVNNMISGGRFGSDEAIRCCHDCLSALSTAASAGIRHGDIKPQNVICVRNGVRHPYFVLIGWGHAVLEERDRPAMNLHFSSTFALQEGKLCSASDAESLVYMLYFCCGGELPELDSVEGALQWRETVWSRRLIQQKLGDVSTVLKAFADYVDSLCGTPYPMDYAIWLKRLKRNIQVEDYGKEADTSG; encoded by the exons ATGGGGTACTTGCAAGATGGG GACGAGCAAACAATAGATTCTGTCGAGGCTGCGGAACTCAAGAACACAGAACGTGATCACCAAGCAGGTGAAAGCAGTGTACCTGTGACTGAAGATACAAATGGCAATGAG AAGGATGAGTCTGCAGATGATGAAGACGAGGCAAAACTAGCAAGGAGCTTAAACAAGCAGAGGAAACACTCGATATCAGCGGTCCATATGGGACGACATAAAACTGTCTTGAGAAATTCCTACAAAGACAAGGGTG GTGGGTCTCCTGATCAAGAGTCTACAGAATCTGGAACGAGAAGGTCAAGTGTATCTGGCAGTAGGTTTGGGAATTGCAAGGAGTTCCTTCGTAAATTTGTGGACAGTGAGGGGCTAACTGCATACCTTGAAGACTGGTTTGAATCAACATCCTCCAAGAAGCCAGCTTTTGATGTTCCTTTTGAGCTGATAGACCTGCAAAAATTCGATTATGCATTGGAAGGAATTTCATTTCAACAGCTGATTAGGATGCCCAATGCTGTCTATGCTTCAACATCTGAGACTGCGGAAGCAACTGCTTATTTTGCTGTTGAAGATTTTTTACATGCTAGCGTAAAGGGCTTGTGGGAAGCATTTTGGGGTCAGGAGGAGCCCATGCCTTTCTCTGTTGCTTGTCTGTACAATGAAAACATGAAATTTTATCAGGCTGAGAAGGCAATTACTAATGGAAAACTCGGAGGTCTTTGTGGTACCGGTATACTGCTGAGGAATCCCAGACATCCACATGGTAAGTGGGATCATATTCTTGAATTGGCTCTGCTTAGGCCTGGTATTAAAAACATTCCTACAAACAATGATGGGCAGCCTGTGCTCGCTGTCTTAGGTGAGGCTCTTTTTTATGCTATCCGAGTGTTATTATCAAGAAGCTTGAGTAGATTGAATTTCTCTGAGACTTCAAACTCTGTGTATATTATTCTTGTTGATTCTCAATATGGCGGGGTTGTCAAGGTTGAAGGAGATCTGAATAAGTTGGAGTTCAAtctcaataatgtttatgaatGTGCTGCTGAATGGGTTAAAAAACATTTTAGAATAGCAGTGTCTCCAATTGATAGGATCTGGAACAAGCTAGGAAATGCCAATTGGGGAGATATTGGTGCTTTACAGGTACTCTTTGCTACCTTCCACTCCATTATTCAATTTGCTGGACTTCCCAATCACTCAGTCGAGGATTTAGCTGCTGATCACGGTTCTCGCCTGCAGACAAGAAGGGCTGAGAGGCAGTTGGGTGATGCCAATGGAAATGGTCTTTTTAGGTTACAGCAGTGCAGTATCTCACCAGAAATTGTTGAAGTCCAGGAAGAATCTGTAAAAATTGAGTCAGAAGAATTGATGAAATTAGAAGTAGGATCTGTATTATGGTTGGAGGACTCAAATTGGCAAAAGGGTTACCAGATCAATGAAGTTTTTATTACAGGAGAACATCCATACTATGTTGCCTCACCTGCGGACGAACCGGGAAAATACCGTTTTCTATATGTCGGTTCACATCCTTCTAAGCTGGAACCAGCGTGGGAAGGTATGGATTTGTGGTATCAAGTTCAGAGGCATACTAAAATATTGACTGTCATGAAACAGAAAGGTTTATCTAGCAAGTATCTTCCTGACTTGAGTGCATCTGGCAGGATTATCCATCCTGGTCAGTGTCAGAGGTCTAGCTCAGGTGGAAACTGTGAACACCCTTGGTGTGGCACACCAATTCTAGTTACAAGCCCGGTTGGAGAAACAGTGAACAATATGATAAGCGGAGGTCGGTTTGGTAGTGATGAGGCTATCAGGTGTTGTCATGACTGCCTCTCTGCACTTTCAACTGCTGCTTCTGCAGGAATTCGGCATGGAGACATCAAACCTCAAAATGTGATTTGTGTGAGAAATGGAGTGAGGCATCCTTATTTTGTCCTTATTGGTTGGGGACATGCTGTTTTAGAGGAAAGGGACCGTCCTGCAATGAATCTCCACTTCTCTTCAACTTTTGCTCTGCAGGAGGGTAAGCTTTGTTCTGCTTCAGATGCAGAGAGCCTTGTTTATATGCTATATTTTTGCTGTGGTGGTGAGCTACCTGAACTTGATTCAGTTGAGGGGGCCTTGCAGTGGAGAGAGACTGTTTGGTCAAGGAGACTGATTCAGCAGAAATTAGGTGATGTCTCCACTGTCCTAAAAGCATTTGCAGATTATGTGGACAGTCTATGTGGCACACCATATCCAATGGACTATGCTATATGGTTGAAAAGGTTAAAAAGAAATATTCAAGTAGAAGACTATGGAAAGGAAGCTGATACATCAGGCTAG
- the LOC133029024 gene encoding uncharacterized protein LOC133029024 isoform X2 — protein sequence MGRHKTVLRNSYKDKGGGSPDQESTESGTRRSSVSGSRFGNCKEFLRKFVDSEGLTAYLEDWFESTSSKKPAFDVPFELIDLQKFDYALEGISFQQLIRMPNAVYASTSETAEATAYFAVEDFLHASVKGLWEAFWGQEEPMPFSVACLYNENMKFYQAEKAITNGKLGGLCGTGILLRNPRHPHGKWDHILELALLRPGIKNIPTNNDGQPVLAVLGEALFYAIRVLLSRSLSRLNFSETSNSVYIILVDSQYGGVVKVEGDLNKLEFNLNNVYECAAEWVKKHFRIAVSPIDRIWNKLGNANWGDIGALQVLFATFHSIIQFAGLPNHSVEDLAADHGSRLQTRRAERQLGDANGNGLFRLQQCSISPEIVEVQEESVKIESEELMKLEVGSVLWLEDSNWQKGYQINEVFITGEHPYYVASPADEPGKYRFLYVGSHPSKLEPAWEGMDLWYQVQRHTKILTVMKQKGLSSKYLPDLSASGRIIHPGQCQRSSSGGNCEHPWCGTPILVTSPVGETVNNMISGGRFGSDEAIRCCHDCLSALSTAASAGIRHGDIKPQNVICVRNGVRHPYFVLIGWGHAVLEERDRPAMNLHFSSTFALQEGKLCSASDAESLVYMLYFCCGGELPELDSVEGALQWRETVWSRRLIQQKLGDVSTVLKAFADYVDSLCGTPYPMDYAIWLKRLKRNIQVEDYGKEADTSG from the exons ATGGGACGACATAAAACTGTCTTGAGAAATTCCTACAAAGACAAGGGTG GTGGGTCTCCTGATCAAGAGTCTACAGAATCTGGAACGAGAAGGTCAAGTGTATCTGGCAGTAGGTTTGGGAATTGCAAGGAGTTCCTTCGTAAATTTGTGGACAGTGAGGGGCTAACTGCATACCTTGAAGACTGGTTTGAATCAACATCCTCCAAGAAGCCAGCTTTTGATGTTCCTTTTGAGCTGATAGACCTGCAAAAATTCGATTATGCATTGGAAGGAATTTCATTTCAACAGCTGATTAGGATGCCCAATGCTGTCTATGCTTCAACATCTGAGACTGCGGAAGCAACTGCTTATTTTGCTGTTGAAGATTTTTTACATGCTAGCGTAAAGGGCTTGTGGGAAGCATTTTGGGGTCAGGAGGAGCCCATGCCTTTCTCTGTTGCTTGTCTGTACAATGAAAACATGAAATTTTATCAGGCTGAGAAGGCAATTACTAATGGAAAACTCGGAGGTCTTTGTGGTACCGGTATACTGCTGAGGAATCCCAGACATCCACATGGTAAGTGGGATCATATTCTTGAATTGGCTCTGCTTAGGCCTGGTATTAAAAACATTCCTACAAACAATGATGGGCAGCCTGTGCTCGCTGTCTTAGGTGAGGCTCTTTTTTATGCTATCCGAGTGTTATTATCAAGAAGCTTGAGTAGATTGAATTTCTCTGAGACTTCAAACTCTGTGTATATTATTCTTGTTGATTCTCAATATGGCGGGGTTGTCAAGGTTGAAGGAGATCTGAATAAGTTGGAGTTCAAtctcaataatgtttatgaatGTGCTGCTGAATGGGTTAAAAAACATTTTAGAATAGCAGTGTCTCCAATTGATAGGATCTGGAACAAGCTAGGAAATGCCAATTGGGGAGATATTGGTGCTTTACAGGTACTCTTTGCTACCTTCCACTCCATTATTCAATTTGCTGGACTTCCCAATCACTCAGTCGAGGATTTAGCTGCTGATCACGGTTCTCGCCTGCAGACAAGAAGGGCTGAGAGGCAGTTGGGTGATGCCAATGGAAATGGTCTTTTTAGGTTACAGCAGTGCAGTATCTCACCAGAAATTGTTGAAGTCCAGGAAGAATCTGTAAAAATTGAGTCAGAAGAATTGATGAAATTAGAAGTAGGATCTGTATTATGGTTGGAGGACTCAAATTGGCAAAAGGGTTACCAGATCAATGAAGTTTTTATTACAGGAGAACATCCATACTATGTTGCCTCACCTGCGGACGAACCGGGAAAATACCGTTTTCTATATGTCGGTTCACATCCTTCTAAGCTGGAACCAGCGTGGGAAGGTATGGATTTGTGGTATCAAGTTCAGAGGCATACTAAAATATTGACTGTCATGAAACAGAAAGGTTTATCTAGCAAGTATCTTCCTGACTTGAGTGCATCTGGCAGGATTATCCATCCTGGTCAGTGTCAGAGGTCTAGCTCAGGTGGAAACTGTGAACACCCTTGGTGTGGCACACCAATTCTAGTTACAAGCCCGGTTGGAGAAACAGTGAACAATATGATAAGCGGAGGTCGGTTTGGTAGTGATGAGGCTATCAGGTGTTGTCATGACTGCCTCTCTGCACTTTCAACTGCTGCTTCTGCAGGAATTCGGCATGGAGACATCAAACCTCAAAATGTGATTTGTGTGAGAAATGGAGTGAGGCATCCTTATTTTGTCCTTATTGGTTGGGGACATGCTGTTTTAGAGGAAAGGGACCGTCCTGCAATGAATCTCCACTTCTCTTCAACTTTTGCTCTGCAGGAGGGTAAGCTTTGTTCTGCTTCAGATGCAGAGAGCCTTGTTTATATGCTATATTTTTGCTGTGGTGGTGAGCTACCTGAACTTGATTCAGTTGAGGGGGCCTTGCAGTGGAGAGAGACTGTTTGGTCAAGGAGACTGATTCAGCAGAAATTAGGTGATGTCTCCACTGTCCTAAAAGCATTTGCAGATTATGTGGACAGTCTATGTGGCACACCATATCCAATGGACTATGCTATATGGTTGAAAAGGTTAAAAAGAAATATTCAAGTAGAAGACTATGGAAAGGAAGCTGATACATCAGGCTAG